A single genomic interval of Asinibacterium sp. OR53 harbors:
- a CDS encoding MFS transporter yields MKTASKKVITGWAMYDWANSVYSLVITSTIFPAYYEAVTGDGNDATSNDTVHLFGREFVNTSLYNYALAFAFLVVAIMSPLLSSIADYKGNKKTFLFFFCTMGSIACSALYFFDSHNLAYGLACMIIACIGFWSSLVFYNSFLPEIAAPEDRDRVSAKGYALGYIGSVILQVICFIFVLVPDKFGITTGKASQISFLLVGIWWWGFGQFSLNRLPKSQPAGLLSAGGSLLTNGYKELRKVWKQLTHLPVLKRYLGAFFFYNMGVQTVMLAATLYGKSELNIPTTNLIISILIIQVVAIPGAYLIARLSEKLGNFNALMITVVLWIFMCIIGYLLPRNGICEFYALATLVGFVMGGIQSLSRSTYAKLMPETRDTTSFFSFYDVTEKIAIVIGTFSFGYINEATKSQRNSVLALVVFFVIGLALLIFAASTQRKLAKQIA; encoded by the coding sequence ATGAAAACTGCTTCCAAAAAAGTCATTACCGGTTGGGCCATGTACGACTGGGCCAACAGCGTATACAGCCTGGTCATCACTTCTACTATTTTCCCCGCCTATTATGAAGCCGTTACCGGCGATGGCAATGATGCTACCAGTAATGATACGGTTCATTTGTTTGGAAGAGAGTTTGTCAATACTTCTTTATACAATTATGCGCTGGCATTCGCATTCCTGGTGGTAGCTATTATGTCGCCCTTGCTTTCTTCCATTGCAGACTACAAGGGCAATAAAAAGACATTCCTGTTTTTCTTCTGCACCATGGGTAGTATTGCCTGCAGTGCGCTCTATTTTTTCGACAGCCATAACCTGGCTTATGGACTGGCCTGCATGATCATTGCCTGTATCGGGTTCTGGAGCAGTCTGGTTTTTTACAATTCCTTTTTACCTGAAATTGCCGCACCCGAAGATCGCGACAGGGTCAGCGCCAAAGGATATGCGCTGGGCTATATTGGCAGCGTGATTTTACAGGTGATCTGTTTTATTTTCGTATTGGTGCCCGATAAGTTTGGCATCACTACAGGCAAGGCCTCACAGATATCTTTTTTATTGGTAGGTATCTGGTGGTGGGGATTTGGCCAGTTCTCACTTAACCGTTTGCCCAAGAGTCAGCCCGCAGGTCTTTTGTCGGCCGGTGGCTCTCTTTTGACTAATGGTTATAAAGAACTCCGTAAGGTCTGGAAACAGTTAACGCATTTACCCGTATTAAAAAGATACCTTGGAGCATTCTTCTTCTATAACATGGGGGTTCAAACAGTCATGCTCGCTGCTACTTTGTATGGTAAAAGCGAATTGAACATTCCTACTACCAATCTCATCATCTCTATATTGATCATACAGGTTGTAGCCATCCCGGGTGCTTACCTGATTGCGCGATTATCTGAAAAATTAGGCAATTTCAATGCCCTGATGATCACCGTAGTTTTATGGATATTCATGTGCATCATCGGGTACCTCCTGCCACGCAATGGTATTTGCGAGTTTTATGCATTGGCTACCCTCGTAGGTTTTGTGATGGGTGGCATTCAATCTCTCAGCCGCAGCACTTATGCCAAACTGATGCCCGAAACCAGAGACACCACTTCTTTCTTCAGCTTTTACGATGTAACGGAAAAGATAGCCATTGTGATTGGCACATTCAGTTTTGGTTACATCAATGAAGCCACCAAATCGCAGCGTAATTCAGTGCTGGCATTGGTAGTATTCTTTGTAATTGGATTGGCATTGCTGATCTTTGCTGCATCAACGCAGCGCAAGCTCGCCAAACAAATAGCCTGA
- a CDS encoding DUF3098 domain-containing protein: MTEQKHTQPAPLFGKENLRWMLIGGVIVALGFFLMSGGKSPDPNVFDTNLVYSTTRITVAPIVIVLGLLVEIYAIFKKPKAAH; this comes from the coding sequence ATGACCGAACAAAAACATACCCAACCCGCTCCTCTTTTCGGCAAAGAAAACCTTAGATGGATGCTCATCGGCGGCGTAATTGTTGCGCTCGGCTTTTTCCTGATGAGCGGAGGTAAAAGTCCCGACCCGAATGTATTTGATACCAACCTGGTATACAGCACCACACGCATTACCGTTGCGCCTATTGTAATTGTACTGGGTCTGCTGGTTGAAATATATGCCATATTCAAAAAGCCCAAAGCGGCACATTAA
- a CDS encoding undecaprenyl-diphosphate phosphatase, giving the protein MSIFQTVIIAIIEGLTEFLPISSTGHMIIASSFLGIQKDDFTKLFEIAIQLGAILSVLVFYRKKFFPLNRWNFYFKLIIAVIPALLLGYLFSDKIDKLLESPLTVSITMLLGGFVLLFIDKLFKTPAAVETEEKISIAKAFTIGIWQCLAMIPGTSRSAASIIGGMQQKLTRSVAAEFSFFLAVPTMAAATGYKLLKAFKQQPELLKNKENLLALGLGNLIAFFVALLAIKFFIGFLQKHGFRLFGWYRIIVGSVLLVLVLSGYLQ; this is encoded by the coding sequence ATGTCTATTTTTCAGACGGTTATCATTGCCATCATTGAAGGCCTGACCGAATTCCTGCCCATTTCTTCTACCGGGCACATGATCATTGCCAGTTCATTCCTGGGAATTCAAAAAGACGATTTCACCAAACTGTTCGAGATAGCCATTCAGCTTGGCGCCATTCTTTCAGTGCTGGTATTTTACCGGAAGAAGTTTTTCCCGCTCAACCGCTGGAATTTTTATTTCAAACTCATCATCGCCGTAATACCGGCATTATTGTTAGGTTATCTTTTTTCAGATAAGATAGATAAGCTGTTGGAAAGTCCGCTCACCGTTTCTATTACCATGTTACTGGGCGGTTTCGTATTGCTGTTCATCGACAAATTATTCAAAACGCCTGCGGCAGTTGAAACAGAAGAAAAGATCAGCATTGCCAAAGCATTCACCATTGGTATCTGGCAATGCCTGGCCATGATCCCCGGTACCAGCAGAAGCGCTGCCAGCATCATTGGCGGTATGCAACAGAAGCTGACCCGCAGCGTGGCCGCTGAATTCTCTTTTTTCCTGGCCGTGCCTACTATGGCCGCCGCTACCGGTTATAAATTATTGAAAGCATTCAAACAGCAACCCGAATTATTGAAAAACAAAGAGAACCTGCTGGCCCTGGGTCTCGGGAACCTGATTGCTTTCTTTGTGGCATTGTTAGCCATCAAATTTTTTATCGGGTTCCTGCAAAAGCACGGATTCCGTTTGTTCGGCTGGTACCGCATTATTGTAGGATCTGTGTTATTGGTATTGGTGCTGAGTGGATACTTGCAATAA
- a CDS encoding ABC transporter permease, whose product MADGKSSLRRSKPNYIYSVVGVALVLLIMGIMGWFFLNIHSVGTALKEDIRLSAYLRTLNKDTIGQIQHFIASRPYARNVTYVDKEAAKQIWNKENNEDWAKILDVNPLPESIDFYAKAEYVNKDSLAKISSELMAAYGNQLTELQYPQSLVNNLNERASKIGLIFLVVAIALCVIVIVSIDNTIRLAMFSNRFLIKTMQMVGATRGFIAKPLNLRALLNGLISSGIAIAVLFALIGWAESQFPQLKAIRDVKHTLILFGGLIFLGVAISVYSTHRSVIKYLKMKLDDLY is encoded by the coding sequence ATGGCAGACGGCAAATCATCTCTCAGGCGTAGTAAGCCCAATTACATATACAGTGTAGTGGGCGTTGCATTGGTTTTATTGATCATGGGCATCATGGGCTGGTTCTTCCTGAACATCCATTCCGTAGGCACCGCCCTGAAGGAAGACATCCGGTTGAGCGCTTACTTGCGTACCCTGAATAAAGATACCATTGGCCAGATACAGCATTTTATTGCTTCAAGGCCCTATGCCCGCAATGTGACGTATGTGGATAAGGAAGCTGCCAAACAGATATGGAACAAAGAGAACAATGAAGACTGGGCCAAGATACTGGATGTAAACCCGCTGCCCGAAAGCATTGATTTTTATGCCAAGGCCGAATACGTGAATAAAGACAGCCTTGCTAAAATATCTTCAGAATTGATGGCGGCCTACGGCAACCAGCTCACCGAGCTGCAATACCCGCAAAGTCTGGTAAATAACCTGAATGAACGGGCTTCTAAAATCGGACTCATCTTCCTGGTAGTGGCCATCGCCCTGTGTGTGATCGTGATCGTGAGTATCGACAATACCATCCGCCTGGCCATGTTCAGCAACCGTTTCCTCATCAAGACCATGCAAATGGTGGGGGCTACGAGGGGCTTTATCGCCAAACCACTGAACCTGCGGGCCCTGCTGAACGGACTCATCAGTTCGGGTATCGCCATCGCTGTCTTGTTTGCCCTCATCGGATGGGCTGAAAGCCAGTTCCCCCAACTGAAAGCCATCCGGGATGTAAAACATACCCTGATCCTTTTTGGCGGACTGATCTTTTTAGGGGTAGCCATTTCGGTATACAGCACCCATCGCAGTGTGATCAAATACCTGAAAATGAAATTGGATGATCTTTATTAA
- the leuS gene encoding leucine--tRNA ligase produces the protein MEYNFSAIEKKWQAQWKRDHAYRVSNESSKPKFYVLDMFPYPSGSGLHVGHPLGYIASDIYSRFKRLKGFNVLHPMGYDAFGLPAEQYAIEHGVHPAVSTAENISAFREQLDNIGFCFDWDREVRTSDPSYYKWTQWIFLQLFNSYYNRLTQKAEPIAQLVALFEKEGNIKHVCPGDYAIRFSATEWNNYTHKQQQDILMNYRLAFCGYGEVNWCEVLGTVLANDEVINGVSERGGHPVVKKKLRQWYLRITEYADRLLDGLQTIDFSEAMKEMQTNWIGKSSGAEISFQVEATDGRNGLHLHVYTTRPDTIFGVDFMVVAPEHELIERITSEEQKETVEAYIAYVKSRSERERQAEKKITGAFTGAYALNPFDGRKIPVWISEYVLAGYGTGAIMAVPCGDERDYKFAKHFNIPITNIIGDAYNGEEANATKDAKLENSGFLNGMVMRDAMDVVIDKLEDMGIGKRKVNYKMRDAAFSRQRYWGEPFPIQWKNGVAVALSETELPLELPAVDHYSPGPEGEGPLANIPEWVARELETNTMPGYAGSSWYFLRYMDPHNQNAFCDRKASDYWNQVDLYIGGTEHAVGHLLYSRLWTKVLCDLGHIGFDEPFRKLLNQGMIQGSSRFVYRIRGTHQYVSAGLIDRYEVDKLHVDVNIVDGVELDTKAFKQWKPDFADAEFILEDGKYICGVEVEKMSKSKFNTVNPNTLVEKFGADTFRMYEMFLGPVEQSKPWDTKGIEGVHRFIKKLWRLFFDEQKGKQWNEEKATAAELKVLHRTIKKIEDDTERFSFNTAVSTFMICVNELSDLKCHKREVLESLLIMLTPYAPHIAEELWHQLGNTSSVLDAAYPKYNASFTAESEKEYPVSINGRVRTNISISLDATEEQVKEIVLGNEMVQKWIEDKPLKKLIFVKGKMINVVI, from the coding sequence ATGGAATACAATTTTAGTGCGATAGAGAAAAAATGGCAGGCACAATGGAAGCGGGATCATGCTTACCGGGTGAGTAACGAGAGCAGCAAGCCCAAGTTTTATGTGCTGGATATGTTCCCTTATCCGAGTGGTTCAGGTTTGCACGTAGGGCACCCCCTGGGGTATATCGCTTCAGATATTTACAGCAGGTTCAAGCGGTTGAAAGGATTCAATGTGTTGCACCCGATGGGATATGACGCGTTCGGCCTGCCTGCCGAACAATATGCGATTGAACATGGTGTACATCCGGCAGTGAGCACTGCGGAGAATATCAGTGCATTCAGGGAACAACTGGACAATATCGGGTTCTGTTTCGATTGGGACAGGGAGGTGCGTACTTCCGATCCATCGTACTATAAATGGACCCAATGGATATTTCTCCAGTTGTTCAACAGTTATTATAACCGCCTTACACAAAAGGCAGAACCCATAGCACAACTGGTGGCTTTGTTTGAGAAAGAAGGGAATATCAAACATGTATGTCCCGGTGATTATGCCATTCGTTTTTCTGCTACGGAATGGAATAACTATACCCACAAGCAACAACAGGATATCCTCATGAATTACCGCCTTGCTTTTTGCGGTTATGGTGAAGTGAACTGGTGCGAAGTATTGGGAACCGTGTTGGCAAATGATGAAGTGATCAATGGGGTGAGTGAAAGAGGCGGACACCCGGTGGTAAAAAAGAAATTGAGACAATGGTACCTGCGCATTACTGAATATGCCGACCGGTTGCTAGATGGTTTGCAGACCATTGATTTCAGCGAGGCCATGAAAGAAATGCAAACGAACTGGATCGGTAAATCATCCGGTGCGGAGATCAGCTTCCAGGTGGAGGCCACTGATGGTCGTAATGGGTTGCACCTGCATGTGTACACCACAAGACCCGATACCATTTTTGGTGTCGATTTTATGGTAGTGGCTCCCGAGCATGAATTGATCGAACGGATCACCAGTGAGGAACAAAAAGAAACAGTAGAAGCCTATATTGCTTATGTAAAGAGCAGGAGCGAGCGCGAGCGCCAGGCGGAGAAAAAAATAACAGGCGCTTTTACCGGTGCGTATGCCCTGAATCCTTTCGACGGCCGGAAGATACCGGTATGGATATCGGAATACGTGCTGGCCGGATATGGTACGGGCGCCATCATGGCTGTTCCCTGCGGCGATGAACGGGATTATAAATTTGCGAAACACTTCAACATACCCATTACCAATATCATTGGCGATGCGTACAATGGTGAAGAAGCCAATGCTACCAAAGATGCGAAACTAGAGAACAGTGGCTTCCTCAACGGCATGGTGATGCGCGATGCCATGGATGTAGTGATAGACAAGCTGGAAGACATGGGTATTGGTAAACGCAAAGTGAATTATAAAATGCGCGATGCCGCTTTCAGCAGGCAACGCTATTGGGGTGAGCCCTTCCCTATACAATGGAAAAATGGTGTAGCAGTTGCATTAAGTGAAACGGAACTTCCGCTGGAACTGCCTGCAGTAGACCATTACAGCCCGGGACCTGAAGGCGAAGGTCCGCTTGCGAATATACCCGAATGGGTAGCGCGCGAGTTGGAGACCAATACCATGCCCGGCTATGCAGGGTCTTCTTGGTATTTCCTGCGTTATATGGACCCACACAACCAAAATGCGTTTTGTGATCGCAAAGCCAGCGATTATTGGAACCAGGTAGATCTTTATATCGGTGGAACAGAACATGCAGTGGGGCATTTATTGTATAGTCGCTTATGGACAAAAGTGTTGTGTGACCTTGGACATATTGGTTTCGACGAGCCATTCAGGAAATTGTTGAACCAGGGAATGATACAGGGCTCCAGCCGGTTTGTGTATCGCATCCGCGGAACACATCAATATGTTTCCGCCGGATTGATTGATCGGTATGAAGTAGACAAACTGCATGTAGATGTGAATATTGTAGACGGTGTTGAACTGGATACAAAAGCTTTCAAGCAGTGGAAGCCAGATTTTGCAGATGCGGAGTTCATTCTGGAAGATGGAAAATACATCTGTGGAGTAGAAGTGGAGAAGATGAGCAAATCGAAATTCAACACGGTGAACCCCAATACACTCGTAGAGAAATTCGGCGCCGATACTTTCCGCATGTATGAAATGTTCCTCGGGCCAGTAGAACAAAGCAAACCCTGGGATACCAAAGGAATAGAAGGCGTACATCGCTTCATCAAAAAACTCTGGCGTCTTTTCTTCGATGAACAGAAAGGCAAACAGTGGAATGAAGAAAAAGCAACGGCCGCTGAATTGAAAGTATTGCATCGCACCATCAAAAAAATCGAAGACGATACAGAGCGGTTCAGTTTCAATACAGCCGTGAGTACGTTTATGATCTGTGTGAATGAACTGAGCGATCTTAAATGTCACAAAAGGGAAGTGCTGGAATCCTTACTCATTATGTTAACACCATATGCGCCACATATTGCAGAAGAGCTTTGGCACCAGTTAGGTAATACCAGTTCTGTACTCGATGCGGCATATCCAAAGTACAACGCTTCCTTCACCGCAGAATCTGAAAAGGAATATCCTGTCAGCATCAATGGCCGTGTGCGTACCAATATTTCCATTTCACTCGATGCAACCGAAGAGCAGGTGAAAGAGATCGTATTGGGTAATGAGATGGTACAGAAATGGATAGAAGATAAACCGCTCAAGAAATTGATCTTCGTTAAAGGGAAGATGATCAACGTAGTCATTTAA